Below is a window of Arabidopsis thaliana chromosome 2, partial sequence DNA.
GAATCCGTTTGAGCCTCCATCGACAAGTTTCTGAATTGGGTTTCACCAATCGAGCATTGAGAACTGGAAGAGaacagaagaaggaagatgagCAATTGCACATTTCTAAAGAACCCTACAAATTCAACTCTACGTGGACAAGGAAAAgatggttttttttgttctttctaaaCTCTTATTAAATTGAGAgagaagccaaaaaaaaaaaaaaactcttaataAAATTGTTCGCTCCGACTAAAAGAAAGGACTTTAACATTTCCCGTTCGGCGACCACTTTCTCGTTTGTCCTTTCTCCGTTTTCCCGTTCGGCGCTAAGGTTTCGATTTCGTGTCGTATTATCACTCGCCTTCATCGCAAAGTAAGCTTAAGAATCACgcatttctcttcttcgtcctcCTATTGTTCAAATCATTCAGATCTGACTTCGTTGAgataaagtttggattttgatgagataaagtttggatttttgttttggggttTGAATCGATAACTGATACGTTGGGAAGCTGGATCAGGTATGGAAGacgacaagaagaagaagagaaacaagaaaaagaagaataagcaGAATAATAAACGTGTTGACGACGCTTTAGCTTCTGGTGCAACGACCTCCGTCGATGAAAATCATATCGGAGATGGTGACGTTCCTCAAATTAGCGGAGGTCCAGATGCCGATGAGTCGCAATCATCTCATCAGATCGATGTCGTCGCAACTGTGAGTTCATTATATCTCTAAGATTGATTGGAACATTGCTACATTAGATTGATTCTCTTGGTTGATGATAGGACATTGGGGTCAATTTGAttcatttcttcttattttataatgtCAATGCAGTTGCATTTTTGTTGACATAGTTATGCTACATTGTATGATTTGATTGAATGAAATTTCGATTCATATACTGGAACGGATCCTTTTACTACGTGTGTGTTTACTTTGTTGTAACTGATGTGTAGAGAGTTCATTAGGTTTGTGTAGAGATGGTTGACAAAAATTATGTGATAGTGTATGAGCCGTCGTTGTCTGATACTCTTAAAATCTTCTTGTTTAAAACAGGAAGATGATTCTGGTGTTGAGAACAAGTCTCAGGGAAGTGAGGTGAGATTTTTTACTGTATCTTgtatgtactttttttttttgtggtgtATGCAGAGTAGATAATTGTTCTTTGGAAATTTGGATTGGCTAATGTAGAAGAGAAAGGttaaagaacaacaacaaaactatgtTGTTGTATGCAGAAAGAGAACTTTTCATTTCTATCTGTATAAATTGgttgataaatttttagttaacAGTAGTATATTTCATCTTTCCTGAGTGAAATATTGACAAATTTTCTTCCTTACTGCCATGAAGAgtctgcttttttttgttttctatcttttCACTTGGGTCTCAAGACTAGTTTGTAATGCTGTTGTAGGTGCTGTTGGAAGAAACAATTAAACAGTTACGTGAGGAAAATGGTTCCTACCTTCAGAAAGAGGTGATATTCTCTTctcaaacatattttttatcaTAGAGATAATCTCTCCACCTAGTCATGATTTCTTTCCACAGTTGAAGAGTAAAGAATGAATTGCCTTGTCTTGATAGGCtggttttgaagaaaatgttaGACGCTTGGAAACCGAGAATGAAGCTCACATTCAGAAAGAGGCTAGTGAAGATTAGATTTAAACCTTTTTCATTACTTTGctgtttccttcttcatctgcaagctgaaaaatcaaaataatatgatgTTTCACAGGCATTGTTAGAAGAAAGGCTTGTACatttgaaaacagagaatgaaGCTCACGTACATAATGAGGTTGGTgaagaaataacataaataatGAGGCTGTATCCCTAACTTTACTATTTTGCTGCATTATCTGCAAGCTAAAGGTCAAAATAACATGATGTATTACAGGCACTGTTAGAAGGAAAGCTCTTGCATTTGAGAACAGAGAATGAAGATCACATACAGAATGAGGTTAGCGAAGAAATATCATAAAGCCTATCCCTAACTTTACTATTTTGCTGCATTATCTGCAAGCTGAAGGTCAAAATTACATGATGTATTACAGGCACTGTTAGAAGAAAAGCTCTTGCATTTGAGAACAGAGAATGAAGCTCACATACAAAATGAGGTTAGTGAAGAAATAGCATAAAGCCATACCCCTAACTTTACTATTTTGCTGGATTATCTGCAAGCTGAAGGTCAAAATTACATGGTTTTTCACAGGCACTGTTGGAAGAAAGGCTCTTACATTTTAGAACTGAAAATGAAGCTCACAAACAAAACGAAGTTAGTGAAGAAAATTGCATAAAGCCGTATCCATagctttcttatttttttaggATCATCTGCAAGTTGGAGGTCAAAATAACATTGTATTTTATGCAGGAAAAGTTGGAGGAAAGACTTGTGCAGTATAAAAACAAGAACGACATGCTTCTTCGTGAAATGGTGAGAGATCTTCAACACTGGGATCATTTTTTTAGTACTACAGTTTCTCCTTTGTGTGATCATATGAAAGTTCCTTTTATCTGTTCAACttggtttgtttcttaattatctCCCCAGTATGTAGATTAGGACCTACTACCGGTATTTAGCATTCTAGACTAGGACTTGGTCTTAGCTAACGTGAAAGAATGTCATGTTGTCAGGACATTTCAGATCGCTATAGATGTTACATTACATTTCATTATGCCTGAAGATGCTGTGTAGTTCTGACATTTATAGAAATTTGACAGTCTAGCACAGAAGCCCAGATGAGACAATTGCTAGATGAAAGATCTACCTTCACTCAGAAAGAGGTATGTCTTCATTCATTGGAGATAAGGgttccatcttcttctgttaTAATGCATTCTCCTTGTAAAAATTGCATGATTTCAATCAGGCGAGTCTAGAAAAGAAAGTTCAACAACTTCAACACGATGAAGAATCCTTGGTGGCTGAGGAGGTAACTCTATCTTACACTATAAAAATCTTGGTACTCATTTTAAGTTGAGTCTCTTAAGAGTTAGAATAAGATGGGCATGTTTTACTCATCATACACATTTAATCCTGCAGAAGTCATCCAGAGAAATGATATCTAGCCTTAACAATGAAATTGCAAGGCTGCGAGCACAGGTATGTGTCTCATTAAACTTAACTGATTTTCTCATTTCCAAGGAAATTGCATCTGAACACGTCACTGTAGCCTCCTAAGTGAATGTTTAGTGATTTACTCGTGTAAAACAGGAAGCTACTACGCATAATACTGCATAGATTTAGTCTGATATGAAGATTAAACAAAGTTTGGCAGGTTACGGAGTTGGAAAAATCTAAGAGTAATCTTCTAGAGCAGAATCAGAGTCTTAAGGAAACTATATCCAATCTTCAAGTCCAGCATGAAAACCATGATAGTAACGCAAAGGTTAGACTTTGAATACTTCAAATATGCAAGAAACTCAGAAATGCATGAAACGGTTTGTGATGGTTGATATAGGGTGCTTCTGAGGAAGAATTAAACTCACAGATTGAAGCAGCTTGTACTCTAGTTGAAAAGCTTATCACTGAAAATGCTGATCTAGTTGAAAAGGTAAGGTGTACTACTATAGATCTTACTGAGTTATTTGTTGTGGGCTGATTGAAAATCTCACTGGTTGTTACCACTACATTGTCAGGTGAACGAATTGTGTATTAAGCTAAACCAATCACAGCATGCTTCCCCTGAGAGCCTAGCAATTGAAGTAGAGAAATCTGAATCCTTAGAAGAAATACCCATACACGACGAGTTGATTAGAATTGATAACTCTAGGGACATGGATACTGCATCAATAAAGAGAAACTTTTCAGAAGGTGAAATAGAAGAAACGGTGCCGCTCTCTCTGAACGCGAATGGGGAAGTAGACGTGGAATCACAGGTTGCAGTAGCTGGAGAAGACGAAATAAATGCTGGTGTGCCTCTGGCGGACGCTCCACTTATCGGTGCTCCATTCAGGCTCGTCTCGTTTGTAGCAAGATACGTGAGTGGTGCAGATTTGGCGGCAAAGAAATAGTTTTTGTAAAACTCAACAATACATTGGAGGCAGAGAAGATGCATCATCAAATCTATAtgtctccctctctcttttatAATTTGAAGGGACCTGAGAATCATTGATTAGCTTTGCACAATATTTAGAGTACACAAATgtttattgtaattttttgATAGGATAACTTGGTGATGACAATGATGTTGATTactgttgttttgttctccatctttttcagaaaatcttgaaagttgaaacataAATCTTAAGCATCTGAGCAAAGACAAGACTGATGTATGCAACAAACTCAATTATGTCTTACATAAGCTGGTccagtttattttttcttcaaagtagGACCGTAAAAGTGAAGccataaaacaaacataacatCATTAAAAGCCTAACTAGATTCTAAAGCCCACGATTAGCCCAGctttgtttagggtttttgtgtATCTTCAATTGGTGTGTTGGTGTATACTCTCATAATTTCCCTTTGCcgcagagaaagaaaaaaaaaaatcattgttgCAATTTGAAAGTATGACGACGATGATCTCTAATCTTCCAAGGGTTTTGATAGAGGAGATTTTTTTTAGGGTTCCTTTGAAATCTTTGAGAGCAGTGAGATTAACTTGCAAAAGTTGGAACACTCTATCCAAAAGTAGGAGCTTTAGGAAGTTGTACATTAGTAAAAGAGCAACAAGAGAAGAGGAGTCCATGATGATCGCTATGATGAATTTCGATCTTTATTCAATGAGGGTCGTAGTTGACGACGACGTTGATCCATCTAAAgcgtttaaaaaaaaaaggaataaaaaatCTATAGCGTTTAAACGTCAACCTATTTTCCTTGATGAACAAGTCAAGATATCTCAAGTTTTTCACTGTGAAGGTTTATTGTTATGCTTCTTAAAAGAAGACGATACAAGGGTTGTCGTTTGGAATCCGTATTGCGGACAAACAAGGTGGATCCAACTCAGATATTCTCACCGTCCACACAAAGACAGGTTCATTTACGCTCTAGGATACAAGGATAAGGAATCTCGTGGTAGCTTCCAATTATTGAGGTTTGTAGATTATTTCCTAGGAGCACccaaaaatcaatatttttggtATGAAATTTACGATTTTAACTCTGATTCATGGACAACTCTTGATGTCACTCCACACTGGTGTATATACTGTTGTGACCGTGGTGTTTCTCTCAACGGAAACACTTACTGGTGTGCTAAAGAAAGGAAAGCAGAAGACGATATTGTCGATCACATcatatcttttgattttacaaaCGAGAGATTTGGGCCGCTTTTGCCTTTGCCGTCTAAGGTTATGGAACATGAATATGAAATTGTAACTTTATCTTatgttaaagaagagaagcttgcaGCTTTATTTCAGCATTACGAAGCAGATTGGAATGAGTTTGATATATGGATTACGACTAAGATTGATGCTGAAGTGGTGTCGTGGAGCATGTTCTTGAGAATGGATACGGGACCTAGGATAGAGGTTCCACATATATGTGAAGGTTTCTTCATtgatgaggagaagaaagtcgCCATGGGTTTTGAAGAAGACTTCGATCGCAAAACATTTATCATCATTGGAGAAGCTGGATACGTAAGAAAATTGGATATCAAAGCACATGTAGACAGAAAATGTCGGCCAACTGTGTGttcttatgttccaagtttggtccaaatcaagaaacctGCACGAGGCAAAAGGAAAAGACAAAGCAGCTTAGAAAAGCGTCTATTTGATCAAAACATGTTGAGACTTGAAGCATTTAAAAAGCTAGGCGGCTACTTCTAGAAGCAATATGCAGGAGGAGTTAGAAGTGAAAGGGATGACTTGtctcaatatataatttattatgttaCAAAActtctatttattttctcaattactTTATTTTGGCATGTACGTCAATAGATTTTTGAACCAGAATCTGCCCCACATGTGATAATTTTCtccaaatattttcttaatggtttagttttgataattataatatatatatatatatataaatatatatatacaggtTTAAACTCCAAATCTATttctaaaatatgaaaatctaaattttattaattatgaatCTATAATTCGATATgtctaatatatattgtttgattttatttaaatatttaactCGTCTAAAACACCACGATTAGATCTCTAAGAGTTGGGTTGCCGCCCCTCCAACAACGAACAAATATAAAGCACAAAGcattttcttcaacattgtctcacacaatattttttttggtaaagagatagaagaagaaagtgttGCGAGTGGCATTCAAATCTATGAAAATTCAAAGGGACAGgagaacatgaaaaaaaatatctaaaggAGTGTTAATGAGATGAGCTAATTGGTTAGTGTGCTTAATGGGAatgttttagacttttagctgaattattctttttaagtttttaatgATTAAACCAAAGCAACTCTTAACGGAATTGCCACTTTAGTATATCGTTGACAACTCTTAGTTTCCATTAGACTACTACGTACGTGTCATCCACTTTTCTGTTGACAAAAACTAATAACAATCCCATTCCTTGTCAGCATCCAATCCATAAATGTAGTTGGTCGGtccattttttgttggtttgacACATTTGTGCACAATCCCATTAATTTCTTGATAATTAGCAATAAGGCAATCCTAGTTAGCTAAGAAACTATAcgattatatttttggtttgtctACTATATAACATGTACTGTGGGAGACACTTACACATGTAACTAGTTTAACCAAACTAGATGATCGTTCAAAACAGCATCCAGCTTATCTCTCGAGTGAAATCCTAAAACTTGGGTAGAATAGTACCATGGAAATTGCTTTAAGTGGGTTTATATCATAAACatagaaatttatattatacGTGAGGAAAAAACTAGTGAGATCATCCACTTAGTGTTGTTATATACTAACTAAAAGATATCATATGCGCCACTTAGTAAATGCAATGATGTATTATTAGAGATAGTAGAGGATTAACGTGAATGTGTTTGGAATACATATAGTGGCGATAGATGTGTGTTAGTGAATATGTTCGGTGCTGGTTTTGACCCcatatcataatttttaatgtaataaaTTCTTTTGCTTACTTCATAATTATTAAGTTAATTGGTCGTAAAAATGGTGCTACTTAGTGGATGAAACCTCATCCAGAATCTTCTACCGAACCAAAACTCTTTAAATACTAATCTATAACACGGCTACATTACTATTAAGCTGATCCGATCCACCACCACATCATAGGTATTATTACTCTGATCTTCCCTTTTCAAGCATTACTACTTTCTCCTcttagttttcttgtttcaccAACCAAGCTCTCTTTCTTGATCTCTATCTTTATGTCAACTCTATGCTCTCTTGTATTGtgttcttttccttttcaacaaattttgttCACTAGTCACTAGTATTTCCTAACACTTTGTACTCATGATGATCTCTACCTATCTTTGCATAAAACCCTCACGGGTACTTAGGAAGAATATTCAAGAGCAATGGAAAAGTGTAGTAGAGAGACGttgcttttcatttttataacaATATCATCAGTGGCAACCAGTACAAGTACATGGATGCCGATGGATGGAAATTATGGTGCTAGCTATTGCTTAAGCTGGAGACTAGCAGTAGAGACCAACAATGTACGTGCGTGGCGCATTGTTCCTCTGCAGTGTCTGCGTTACGTTGAGGTATATATGCTTGCTGGTCAGTATGACAGAGACGTCCAGTTGACTGTGGACCAAATCAAAGTTTATCTCAATGAGATTATCCTTCCTGGTGATGGCATGGACGCATGGATCTTGGATGTTGATGATACTTGCTTCTCAAACGTCTTTTACTATCGGCTTAAGAGATATGGGTACGTATACacacttgtttctttttactaAAACTAGTTTTAAGATGTTGTGATTCTTGGATACCAAAAGTTAGAAAATTGTGGCTAATGATGAGTTAACATGTAGATGTGACCCTTATGATCCAACTGGATTTAGAACATGGGCGATGAAAGGAGAGTCTCCAGCAATACAACCTGTTCTTGAATTGTTCTATAAACTGATAGAAACAGGCTTCAAAGTTTTCCTAGTAACCGGAAGAGACGAAGAGACCCTTCGCCAGGCAACACTAGAGAATTTGCATAACCAAGGATTCACTGGTTATGAAAGGCTGATTATGAGGTAAAAGGACGAAGCATACTTactttgaagcttttttttaCCAAGACAAAGTCACAGTCAGTGAGGACAATATTACTACGTACTTGCAGGACAGCGGATAACAAAAGACAAAGCGCAACAACatacaaaacaagaatcaGAAAGGAGATGATGGAAGAAGGTTACAGGATATGGGGAAATGTAGGCGACCAATGGAGTGACTTACAAGGAGAATATTCAGGGGATCGTACCTTCAAGATTCCTAATCCTATGTACTTCGTTCcctaatcaaaaaatttacTATAACCATTCCTATCAATTATATGTACAACATACACAAAGGGTATGTCTCAACTTAAGCTATGTGTTAAGATGTGAGTTTCTCCTAGTCCCATCCAAAACCAACAAGCCCTTACCACCCAAATTCAAGAGACCAGCCCATAAATTCCCAAAATGTACAAAAGTGACTATCACTATAAGGAATCTCAAATCAAAGGAATAAGTTCAATGGTATATCTATAGGGCTaggcaaaaaaatatatgaaagaaacaaataaaccaaatcaaacgaTAAGAATCAATCCaataaatgtgttttttgtttatgtttatacAATAAGAATTTTCAGTCCACGCCCTCCCAAGCCACCACATCTTTTTCTccctatatatattatatatctcatactctttttttttttttttgcatgaatcttttttaaataatctGTAATGAATTTTTgatgaggaaaaagaaaaacaaaagtttaaaataaagaagaagaaaaacgaaagCCACAGGGTCGCTCACCCGAGAGAGACCAGGGCAGGCCTTGACCAGACCACCACCATTGCAGCCACTACTGGAGAAACCAGATATACACATGTGCGTCTGTGTAATGCATGCAGACATGTACTTTTGGTTGAAGTAACCATTATAAGGCTTGAAGGAGCGTTTTGGGCGAGACGTACAAAACGCTACTTAGCATCCTGTTTTCGGGCGTTTACCACTTGAATTGAAAGGCGAAACGCTTCCACCTCCGCTTGGCCCCGGACTCTCTTCCCTCAGGTTGTTCGAGTTTAGCAATGCCAGTTCCCTCAGCTGCTGTCTCTTTATGAAATCTTGCGACTCGTCCTTCATTATTACAAACAACCAAGAAAATGTTATGGTACTAACCAAGAATATatcaaagacataaaaatgaagtgtttgaaaaaaagatgGCTTTTTTGGCGTTTCCGATTACACCAATTGCTACTTTGACTGGTGAAGTGGTCACACATGTCTGCATAATTGAACACTAGCCACAAATTCCAAAAATGGTACTGAAATCTGAACGCTAAGACAAAGAATAGAGGCCCTACAGGTAATAACTATAGAGTCTCAATGGGGCAAAACAGCTAGGGAAGAacctaaaataaaaacgtGTCCTTTCGATTTAATACCCTCCAAGGAAGACTATACTATTCTCTTAATGCCTTGTACTGATACCAAAACATATCACAGAATAAATAATTGAGAGTAGTGGAGGAGGAAAATGTACCACAGGCTTTAGTAACTCTTCTATAATTTCTTGAGCTTGTCGCAGACGTATCTCCACAATACTAGCTGGAAGATCTGCCTCTATTAAGATGTGAAGCTGCTCATTCAAGTGTTCATAGCCAGGTCTTCCCCTTAATTTATCTTCCTACATTGTATCATCCAAAAACACAATCATACGATATGTTATTCAATACTCTTTTAATTACCAGAACATCATTTCAGAGCCAACCAGTAGGTTAAACTGTGAAAGTGTTTGACACAGTCTCAAATGGTTCATTCATGGCTCTCACCTTTTCGGGATCCTTGATTGACCCTTTCCCTCTGATGAATACTCGGCAACCGGTGGTAGCTTCAACGCGTTTTAACGAGTTGCCTCTAGGGCCGAGAAGTCGTCCAACAAAATTGAACTgataaaacagaggaaataaGAATGGAAAGTTGAGAAATATTATCATCAAATATGGAGCAAATGATGAGCAAACACATCAAGATGACTAGAAGTACTCACATTAGGATAGTTATCTACAGGAATCTCCAGACGCAATATCCTTTTGACGGTGTATGAACTGGGGCTTCCAGGTGCACCTTGCCAATCCATTGTCATTCCAGGTGTTCCACTAAGTCTCTGCAAGAAACTGAGTGTTTTAGCTCATCTCATCATGCTTAGCAGAAGCACAGGTAATATCAATCAGCATTGCGAAAGACAGAAGCTAAACTAAATGATTGTAGTAATCTAGCATAAAAACTAAGACGGTGTGAATGAAGGTGAAACTGAATATAAGAGGATGGTTGAGTTAAGAAAcagtagatgatgatgatgatgatacctCCTGAGAGAGGCCGTTCCAGCCTCCTAACCCGGTATTAGAGACATTAGACATAAGATTAGAAGAAGCCATAGGGCTGGGACTTCTGTGTCGAAGTCTATCAAAATCACCAAATCCTTGGTTAGACATCATTCCAGAGACCCTGAACATCTCTGCACATCAACAAAGATTCATATTATGCAATTGACACTAAGGGTAGTACTAACGTAGGTAATGCTGGATTCAATGAgacaaattgaagaaatcaaatcaatgaACTTGATCTCACTCTCATGGACTAATTGAATTAACTAAAACTGAacattttgtaagaaaattggctgacaaaaagaaagaaacttttaaGGACTTTAAGTCATCCCAATCTAGTGAAAACAGAAAGGGTATATACAGTTGAAAAATTAAGATCCGAATCAGAATGAAAAGGAGGAACCTTGATTCAATAGACGGCTACATATGGGTAGGACCTGCATAAAAGGAGTAAGCTTTTGATGTTCAGCGAGAAGCTCCGTCAAGTACTGAGAGCTGTTCAagcaagaaacagaacacagATCGGTTTtcacataaaaccaaaataaaaagagtgtCTCGAAATCAGAGTTTAGGAACAAACCTGTCGATCTCAGGAGTGCTTCTAATCTGAGGAGAAGCAGCTCGAGCAGGAGAGAAGTAAGATGAGTTATTGTATAAACCAGACATGGGTTATTTTGTGtgcctttcttcttcttcttcttctctgtacAAAACCAAGATTGTTGGGAAAAGGGTTTTGATGGAAATCgcagaaccaaaaaaaagtagaaagagaaagagaaagaccaACGCCAGCAGCAGACACCAAATGTGAATTCTGCAGAAGACGccagactttttttttctttttttcttctgtctgaaaaatctctttttttttttgtttctttgattaaaagttatttttattttccataaaggagatttttaattaaactCAGGCAGAAAAAATCAGCTAAAAAGTTTAAAGTGACAGAGTGGATCTCTCTGTTACAAAGGTTGAAAAATTTAGtgattattttttggtgaTAATTCAACCGTCACCGTTTGATTGATTCtgtattataattaaataaataaggaaataagaaaatggagagaaaCTTTGGTGTGTGTGCGTGACTACGTAGACCGTATCTTTTAACGCCGCTAAAACTTTACACGTGTCAACCATGCAATCGCTCATTTGAGCTGTCTTTTTGGCCTGgacattttttaattattaattattaacaatAAATGTGTTTCTGCAATTTTTTGTTAGGTGGTGATGATTTTGAGTGCTCTTATTATGCTCATGGTCTTCCAAGTCCCCCAAATGTAACGCACACAATTAAACCATTTTACGTGTACAGAATTTTATAAGACAAAGCaatttatgaatattttggaagagaaaaaatattaataaaaaggaatttaatgaaaaaaactctCAACTTTGTCCTGatccatttttaaaccctaaactatgtttttagtaaaacaaatcctaaactaaaacctgttaataaacttaacttcacagtaattaaatattaatgagatattaattttttaaaaagaaaacaatgagaCATTTGTATTTAGCGCAAAAACCACGTGATGTtctttaaaactgttttgaatttattacaaaaaaacattctaaataattttgaattgcttaattagtttggattttaaaagctgAAAGAAAGACAcaataacttaaaataatcCAAAGAGTCATGCTTAAATAAATCCAACCAACATAACTATCGAAGCTGTTGCAACACAACAATatttgtcacaaaaaaaaaacaatcgttTCAGATGGACAAGATATTCTAAAGTAAAGACTTGTCAAGCATTAActttgaagagaagattgtATTGGCTGAGTGATAGGGTTCTCTTCATccattgttttctgttttttccttgGTCGTCCTTGAGGTTTCTTGGGTGGTTTTGGCATTGCTTTACACTTGCATGAACGTTTGTTGTGTCCGACTTGTTGACAATTGCTGCAAGTCTAAATATGCaaagattaaatttaataatttgaaaatgaagatcTTGTGAAACATAATTCATTGTTCTCTATTTTACCATTTAAACTTTTTCACGTGTATAAAGAACTTTTTGAGGTGGACGATCTTCAGTTGGATCACGGATTCTGTCATTGTTCTTTGGTcgatttttggaaattaatatcccattaatatttaattactatggggttaagtttattaacaggttttagttcagagtttgttttactaaaaacatagttCAGAATTTAAAAATAGATCTGACCAAAGCTGAcggtttttttcattaaattcccTTAATAAAATGGTTGCAAATAAGTTTATTGACCCTAGTAAATCAGTAACGGTTTTTCATAATCAACTTTAAAGTCTTTAAGCCATTTTCTTTCGTTTAGTCAATGCCCTATCATTGaatattatctttgttttctttttcattattgtaattttcttttatgtatagtagtccaataattttttaatattcagCCATTGTTTAGTTTCCACATGAAACAcacaatttgtttataatcttgtttttctttccccTTTACATAGAACTTCTTATGATGATTTTTATGAGTTTGTGAAATTGCATACCTTGCACATTCGTAGACCTAGTcagaatttttgttgttgttgtagtatctttattgtaaaaagaaatggttttCTTAATGTAACTATCGATCAAAACTGATGCAATTACCATACATGAAATTGGAATGAGTGTAAGAAGAATATAAAGttgaaataaatcaaaaatgtGAAACTGAATCAATATCATATGAAGTTGAATCATGTATACTAGAAGCCTAGAACACAAGAAACAACCCACCATTAATGAATAATGAGTAAGAGTTCACAGTCCCAAAATAATTGAAGTTACAAATTCGAacacaaaaaatcaaacctaaaCATTTTTCCAATTGGTTGAGTAAGTGAAAAAAAACTACGTAGTaagaaattct
It encodes the following:
- a CDS encoding Mitochondrial ATP synthase D chain-related protein; translation: MEDDKKKKRNKKKKNKQNNKRVDDALASGATTSVDENHIGDGDVPQISGGPDADESQSSHQIDVVATEDDSGVENKSQGSEVLLEETIKQLREENGSYLQKEAGFEENVRRLETENEAHIQKEALLEERLVHLKTENEAHVHNEALLEGKLLHLRTENEDHIQNEALLEEKLLHLRTENEAHIQNEALLEERLLHFRTENEAHKQNEEKLEERLVQYKNKNDMLLREMSSTEAQMRQLLDERSTFTQKEASLEKKVQQLQHDEESLVAEEKSSREMISSLNNEIARLRAQVTELEKSKSNLLEQNQSLKETISNLQVQHENHDSNAKVRL
- a CDS encoding Mitochondrial ATP synthase D chain-related protein (Mitochondrial ATP synthase D chain-related protein; FUNCTIONS IN: molecular_function unknown; INVOLVED IN: biological_process unknown; LOCATED IN: cellular_component unknown; EXPRESSED IN: 23 plant structures; EXPRESSED DURING: 13 growth stages; Has 74576 Blast hits to 44417 proteins in 2485 species: Archae - 658; Bacteria - 11770; Metazoa - 34102; Fungi - 5844; Plants - 3204; Viruses - 216; Other Eukaryotes - 18782 (source: NCBI BLink).) encodes the protein MEDDKKKKRNKKKKNKQNNKRVDDALASGATTSVDENHIGDGDVPQISGGPDADESQSSHQIDVVATEDDSGVENKSQGSEVLLEETIKQLREENGSYLQKEAGFEENVRRLETENEAHIQKEALLEERLVHLKTENEAHVHNEALLEGKLLHLRTENEDHIQNEALLEEKLLHLRTENEAHIQNEALLEERLLHFRTENEAHKQNEEKLEERLVQYKNKNDMLLREMSSTEAQMRQLLDERSTFTQKEASLEKKVQQLQHDEESLVAEEKSSREMISSLNNEIARLRAQVTELEKSKSNLLEQNQSLKETISNLQVQHENHDSNAKGASEEELNSQIEAACTLVEKLITENADLVEKVNELCIKLNQSQHASPESLAIEVEKSESLEEIPIHDELIRIDNSRDMDTASIKRNFSEGEIEETVPLSLNANGEVDVESQVAVAGEDEINAGVPLADAPLIGAPFRLVSFVARYVSGADLAAKK
- a CDS encoding Mitochondrial ATP synthase D chain-related protein produces the protein MEDDKKKKRNKKKKNKQNNKRVDDALASGATTSVDENHIGDGDVPQISGGPDADESQSSHQIDVVATEDDSGVENKSQGSEVLLEETIKQLREENGSYLQKEAGFEENVRRLETENEAHIQKEALLEERLVHLKTENEAHVHNEALLEEKLLHLRTENEAHIQNEALLEERLLHFRTENEAHKQNEEKLEERLVQYKNKNDMLLREMSSTEAQMRQLLDERSTFTQKEASLEKKVQQLQHDEESLVAEEKSSREMISSLNNEIARLRAQVTELEKSKSNLLEQNQSLKETISNLQVQHENHDSNAKGASEEELNSQIEAACTLVEKLITENADLVEKVNELCIKLNQSQHASPESLAIEVEKSESLEEIPIHDELIRIDNSRDMDTASIKRNFSEGEIEETVPLSLNANGEVDVESQVAVAGEDEINAGVPLADAPLIGAPFRLVSFVARYVSGADLAAKK